Sequence from the Clostridium butyricum genome:
CAGGAAGAAAAGCTGTTGAAGATTTATGTAAAAAATGTGGATTTATAAATAGAGTAAGATAGATGATAACTTAAAATAAATGTATGAATAAATTTCATCTTAAATTAGAATACTAATAATATAATTGGTATTATTTAAGGAGGAAAATTTATGGAATTAAGGGACAGTAAAACAAAAATAAATTTATTAAGAGCATTTGCAGGTGAAAGTCAAGCTAGAAATAGATATGATATTGCAGCAGAAAAAGCAAAAAAAGAGGGACTTCACATTATAGAAAGTTTATTTAAGTATACAGCTAACCAGGAAAAGGCTCATGCAGAAGCGTTTTTAGGAAAACTTAAAGATTTTGCGGGAAGTAATATAGACATTGATAATGCTACTTATCCAATTGAAGGTGATGATCCAACTTTAAAGCTTCTTATGTCAGCAGCACATAATGAACATGAAGAGCATGATGTTGTTTATAAAGAATTTGCACAAATTGCTCAATCAGAAGGCTTTCAAGATATAGCAGTACTTTTTAATAATATAGCTTCTATTGAAAAGGTTCATGCAGAACGTTTTGAACGCTATGCTAAAGAACTTGAAAACGGAAGTTTATTTAAAAAAGAGATAGATGTAAAATGGATGTGTACTAATTGCGGCTTTATATACGAAGGAAAAGAAGCTCCTAAATATTGTCCGGTTTGTTCAAAGCCTCAAAGTTATGCTATTTTATTTGAAAATTCATTCTTTGAATAATAAATATAGAAAAGTTTAAAATTTAATAATTTAAAAATATTTTTGTATAACAATGTATAAAGCAATAGAAAACAGTCAATAATCCCTAAATAAGGAGGGATTATTGATGATAATGAATAAAAAAAGAATGTTTGTTGTAATGACAGTACTATTAGCAATTATATTTTCGTTAACGTATTATTTTTGTGATAAATATATAACAAAACCAATTGTAGAAAAAGAAAATGCAACAGTTGTAAATAATGATTCAAGTAACGATCTTTCAGATGAAACTAAAGTATGTCTTTATTCTGGTGACGTTAAGGAAGATGAGCTATCACTTGGTGATTTAAAAAAACAGTTAAACATAGGTGATGATTTAACAGAAACAGAATTATCAAAAGCATTGAAAGATAAAGGATATG
This genomic interval carries:
- the rbr gene encoding rubrerythrin, with amino-acid sequence MELRDSKTKINLLRAFAGESQARNRYDIAAEKAKKEGLHIIESLFKYTANQEKAHAEAFLGKLKDFAGSNIDIDNATYPIEGDDPTLKLLMSAAHNEHEEHDVVYKEFAQIAQSEGFQDIAVLFNNIASIEKVHAERFERYAKELENGSLFKKEIDVKWMCTNCGFIYEGKEAPKYCPVCSKPQSYAILFENSFFE